In the genome of Hippoglossus hippoglossus isolate fHipHip1 chromosome 12, fHipHip1.pri, whole genome shotgun sequence, one region contains:
- the lpar1 gene encoding lysophosphatidic acid receptor 1, whose translation MDEEQCYYNETIAFFYNRSGKNLANEWNTVSRLVMGLGITVCIFIMLANLLVMVAIYVNRRFHFPIYYLMANLAAADFFAGLAYFYLMFNTGPNTRRLTVSTWLLRQGLIDTSLTASVANLLAIAIERHITVFRMQLHTRMSNRRVVVVIVIIWTMSIVMGAIPSVGWNCICSISSCSNMAPLYSNSYLIFWAVFNLVTFVVMVTLYAHIFVYVRQRTMRMSRHSSGPRRNRDTMMSLLKTVVIVLGAFIICWTPGLVILLLDVFCAKCNVLTYEKFFLLLAEFNSAMNPIIYSYRDKEMSATFRQILCCQRQENVNGTVAEGSDRSASSVNHTVLGSGGTHLQHHPHHPHHHHNEHSVV comes from the exons ATGGATGAGGAACAGTGCTACTACAACGAGACCATCGCCTTCTTCTACAACCGCAGTGGAAAGAACCTGGCGAACGAATGGAACACGGTCAGCAGGCTGGTGATGGGCCTGGGCATCACCGTGTGCATCTTCATCATGCTCGCCAACCTCCTGGTGATGGTCGCCATCTACGTCAACAGGAGATTCCACTTCCCCATCTACTACCTGATGGCCAACCTGGCAGCTGCTGACTTCTTCGCTGGACTGGCCTACTTCTACTTGATGTTCAACACGGGGCCGAACACCAGGCGGCTGACTGTCTCCACGTGGCTGCTTCGCCAGGGACTGATTGACACCAGCCTGACGGCGTCCGTGGCCAACCTGCTCGCCATCGCCATCGAGCGCCACATCACCGTGTTCCGCATGCAGCTGCACACGCGCATGAGCAACCGGCGTGTTGTCGTGGTGATTGTTATTATCTGGACTATGTCCATAGTGATGGGCGCCATCCCAAGTGTCGGCTGGAACTGTATCTGTAGCATTAGCTCTTGCTCCAACATGGCGCCGCTGTACAGCAACTCCTACCTGATCTTCTGGGCGGTGTTTAACCTGGTGAcctttgttgtcatggtgacgcTGTACGCCCACATCTTTGTGTATGTGCGGCAGAGGACCATGAGGATGTCGCGGCACAGCTCGGGACCTCGACGCAACCGGGACACCATGATGTCTCTGCTGAAGACCGTGGTGATTGTGTTGG GTGccttcatcatctgctggaCCCCCGGcctcgtcatcctcctcctcgacGTCTTCTGCGCCAAGTGCAACGTCCTCACCTACGAGaagttcttcctcctcctcgccgaGTTCAACTCCGCCATGAACCCCATCATCTACTCCTACCGCGACAAGGAGATGAGCGCCACCTTCAGGCAGATCCTGTGCTGCCAGCGGCAGGAGAACGTCAACGGGACGGTGGCGGAGGGGTCAGACCGCTCGGCTTCATCCGTCAACCACACGGTGCTCGGCAGCGGCGGTACGCACCTCCAgcaccacccccaccacccccaccatcACCACAACGAACACTCAGTAGTGTAA